The genomic region AAGCGTAACTGTTGCATAGTTCAACATCACGCACCTCCAATGCATAAACCTGAACCAATCGTGTTTTTGCTTGTGCCACTCCCCAGGAAGCAAAGCATGAGTAATtatgatctgtttgtgctgtaaagccaactcctatggtcattgccAAACCagtttggcaagacagcacaaacagatctgtcaATAAGCAAAGCACTCTCTAAAGTGAAGCGAACATAGCACTGTGTAAAATGACACCCTCCATTGTAATACATAACCAACTCTCCAGCATTTGTACAATATGAACATGCAAGTCAAAATGACAAACATACACATTCAATAGATTTATGCAGTTGCTGCTGGATATGCTGAAGTAGGCAACTGACAATAAAGAAAATAACCTTTGCACTGTGGACCACTATATGCAGTGTGGAGAGACATTattttctcttttctttcttaCTAATCATTTTTTTCTTTTTAGTGTCTTTCACACTCACATATTTTCTGGTACGAGGTATGTTGACGTGATCAATGTTCCGCTATAATTTAAGGCACTTTTCAGTTTTGAGAATGGGCAGCTATTGAAGTCCAAAATACTGTAGTCAACCTTTAACCTGGTtgtcagtctgtttctgctctcttgccaactccttatggaattgtcatgtcaAACTTGGCTATTGAAGTAGACTTTTTAACCTTTTCTTTGAAACAACACAAACAACTATTGATGTAGAGTTTGCATAAACAGAAAATGTTATTTTGCCCTAAACTCTCTTCGTAGCCTTGGTGTAAGAACCAGACATCCTGGTACGCTGGAAGTAGGCCCTACTATGTTTTCATTTGGTAGAGATTGTTTGTCTGTGCTATAACAGGTTGTGCTGAGGTCATCCGAGTGATGCTCAAAGACCAAGGGGAAGAGTTTGACGAGAAGGTTGTCACCATGGAGATGTGGATGGAGGGCACTCTCAAAGCCAGCTGTGTGAGTCTATGACTACTACCACGGTAACCAGTGGTACCATAGTCAAGTCATGTTATTACATTTCACCTCACTTTTACAGTACATGCAGACAAACATGTCTTCATTAATTCAGTTGTATCTGAGAAGGGAGTAACCTTCAAAAAAGATTAACCTTCAAAAGTGTAATAAATGTGTATCCTTATGATGTGTGCTCTTAATAttaatcaattgaaataaatgttgCTGTTTTACACAAGGTCTCTAGGACCAGcttataattatatatttttttgtattggaAAACAGTAATTTTGACAGTGAGTTTTATTAGCACTATGGGTTCACTATTCACTGTAAAAATGCTGCAAAACTGCTTGCAAAAATGCTGCAACACCCCGAGGGCTTGTTCAACTTCTCCTGATTCTGGGGATTGGCTGAATGTTTACTGAAACACCCTTGACATTGTTCTCCTAACAAGGCAGTTTAGATAGCAACGTAGCAAACATGACACTGGCATCCCGGGCTTCTAAGCAACAACACCCATGTGGGCCTTACAGAGAGAGCCCTTAACAAGCTCCATAGGGGGAAGAGGATAGATGCAAGATCAGCCAAACGGATTCTGACAAACATATCAATACAAAACACAGCTACTACAAATACTGTCTCATAACTCATGCTCATAAGTTTTTGTGAATGCACTTATGTATTCATAGAAGGTGTTACCAAAAGGTCATCTCAGAATCATGAATTTGAATCATGACTTTTAGATGCTAGGTGATTGAGGAAGTGATTAATCACAATTTAGATTTTTGAACTAGGATTAgtgcccaatgcagccgtttttttatatcaatatcaaatcatttctgggtaacaatttaagtaccttactgtgatagttttccattaaaattgaccaaaatagctttttagcaaaaaactatttctcaagcgACAATTTTGCTTGGACGGTCTAGGAattgtctgagtggggagggggaaacttAAAACTATCTGTTAttagcagagaggtttggaactctctttgttattggtttattaaccaatttaccgcctagtgatgtcaccaggcaaacTGACACTCCCGCCCATGCAAATAGGCTGATTAGAAAGTCCTGTGTAGATTGCATTTTCAACCAGCATCTATCAGGAAATAACCCAATAAAGAATTATCACACTTTCAGTGTTAATTTTATCAGCTGTTGTATAATATGATACAAAATAcggggaaaaaataattttgactgcactgggcctttaatcatGTTCCTTTGATTTTCGTTTACAGTTGTTTGGTCAGCTCCCTAAATTTGAAGACTGTGGCCTCACtctgtaccagatcaatgtgatAAGGAGGCATCTCACACGGAAACTTGGTAGGTGGAGGAAAAACAGAAAAACCTGTTTGCAACATAATGAGATTCATATTGACTCACCCATTTTGTGTAATATGTCTTGCTCAATATCTGTATCATAGTTTAGTGAACTAAAGTAGCAGTATAGAAGTAGTAGAGTAGGACTAAAGTATTGAATATAGGAAAACTAGCTACTTACCTACTGTAACCACAATGCAAGTTTGATTGAATTGAGCCCCAAATGTATTAATAATGATATTTGGTTCCCTAGGACTCCGGTAAAGAGGGGTACCTTAAAGTACTCATGCCCTTTGTGAAAACCCTGTGCAGAAATCAAGGAAGCTTTCTGGTTGGCAACAAGATACATGTATTTCTGTTATCAAATTATCATCAAAGATGTCAGCTGGCATAGACTGTACATCGTGGTAGGGGGTAGGGAGGCACTAGAGTAGCTCAATtgggagcatggcgcttgtaacgccagggtagtgagttcgatccccgggaccacccatacgtaaaaatgtatgcacacatgactgtaagccgctttggataaaagcgtctgctaaatggcataatattatattattatagaggTTGTTTTATAGACTTCTGATAGACTGTACATGGTGGTGGGGGGTAGGGAGGGACTAAGAGTTGTTTTATATACTTCTGATAGACTGTACATGGTTGTAACGGGTAGGGAGGGACTAGGGGTTGTTTTATAGACTTCTGATAGACTGTACATGGTGGTGGGGGGTAGGGAGGGACTAGGGGTTGTTTTATAGACTTCTGATAGACTGTACATGGGGGTAGGGAGGGACTAGGGGTTGTTTTATAGACTTCTGATAGACTGTACATggtggtagggggtagggagGGACTAGGGGTTGTTTTATAGACTTCTGATAGACTGTACATGGTGGTGGGGGGTAGGGAGGGACTATGGGTTGTTTTATAGACTTCTGATGGACTGTACATGGGGGTAGGGAGGGACTAGGGGTTGTTTTATAGACTTCTGATAGACTGTACATGGTGGTGGGGGGTAGGGGTTGTTTTATAGACTTATGATTGACTGTACATGGTGATGGTGGGTAGGGAGGGACTAGGGGTTGTTTTATAGACTTCTGATAGACTGTACATGGGGTTAGGGAGGGACTAGGGGTTGTTTTATAGACTTCTGATAGACTGTACATGGCGGTAGGGAGGGACTAGGGGTTGTTTTATAGACTTCTGATAGACTGTACATGGTGGTAGGGAGGGACTAGGGTTGTTTTATAGACTTCTGATAGACTGTACATGGTGGTAGGGAGGGACTAGGGTTGTTTTATAGACTTCTGATAGACTGTACGTGGTGGTAGGGAGGGACTAGGGGTTGTTTTATAGACTTCTGATAGACTGTACATGGTGGTAGGGAGGGACTAGGGGTTGTTTTATAGACTTATGATAGACTGTACATGGTGATGGTGGGTAGGGAGGGACTAGGGGTTGTTTTATAGACTTATGATAGACTGTACATGGTGATGGTGGGTAGGGAGGGACTAGGGGTTGTTTTATAGACTTCTGATAGACTGTACATGGTGGTGGGGGGTAGGGAGGGACTAGGGGTTGTTTTGGACCGGGACCTCTCATGTACTCATggtctcttcctctttcttgcagATGTCCTTAGCCTACTACACCCTCATGCTCCTGCTGATCCACCACCAAGTCCTCAGCCCCCCTTGCCTTGATGCCTTCCAGAAGTACctgaggaggctgtgtgcccgaCCCAACCTGCACGCTTACCTCGAAAGTGAGGACTTCAAGAACAGACCCATCATTCCTGGGAAGAGAGCCTACAGTCCATTTGGCCCTAGTCCTCTTACCTTACCTCAatattatgtggtcctctgtagctcagctggtagagcacggcgcttgtaacgccaaggtagtgggttcgatccccgggaccacccgtacacacaaaaaaaatatatgtatgcacgcatgactgtaagtcgctttggataaaagcgtctgctaaatggcatattattatattatacaatATCCAATATGCCTCAATATTATTAAAGCATGTATACATTCAACCAGAATGGATCACCCTGCATTGTAATTTGGCTGTATATTGAGTACTGTGTGTCTTGGAGTTCCTCTTACTTAATATTTTAAAGATAATCTCCTTTTCCTTTTAGAATAAGTGATGCTGGATCCTATTGACACCTGTAGAGACAATTGACTGAAATGCTGTCTCAAGTATTGCATTACAAACAGCAGCTCAACTTACACACTGTAAGAGCCAGTTATGGTTGTTGTCAGGTGTCAAATGAAAAAAGAGTGTGAGAGACTGTATAGGTAGGATGATCAGGTTTGGTATTTGCAGTCCTATATAATGAGCATTTAATTTACTACAATAAGAACATAGGTCTATTCTTTGGATGTAGACTCAATGACTTGAGGGaaggtgtgtgtttttttgtttatgTCTCTGGAAGATTCTTTGTGCAAATATGGGGTCTACTGCAGACAACTCATTAAAAGAGACACATTGGGCCTAGGAAATGCCAACGTTATGAAGCACAATTTTACAACATGCTGTGGCTTGGCCTAATTCCAGCATGTATGGACAGTTGAACTGAAGCATGGTCATCGTGGACCAGGCCTCGGATAAGGTATTTATTGGATGCTCACATGAGAATCTTGATATGACTTCAAGATACAGTAGGGAAGAGCAGTGCAGGATGACTCTGGCTGGCTACAAAAGCTTTTAATCCAGACTTTGATTATATTTTACCAAGTCATAGAAACTAGTCTGACCATTGCAATTCCAACTATTTTGATAATAAGCACAGCCTTGCCTTGTATACTATAGTGACAATGGGACTTCTTTGGACTTGAAAGCAACCCTTGAGACTACACTTGGGAATGAGTTTTACTTTTGTATCAGGTTATCATTATTGATATAAGCTATAGCACTTTGGGATCCTTTCACCAACAAAAAAAGAACCTTTACTAGTCATTCAAGGCAACAGTGTAACTAACTTCAATGGTGTAAGTCAGTATGACTTTGCAGAAAGTGACAGATGTGGGCGTGTAGTTGGGAGTTTAAAAAGGGACAACCCCCATTCAATTTTCAGAGCCACCTTGAAGTAAATCAGAGCCACCTTGAAGTAAATCACTGCGACACCTGCATCACAAAAGTAAGTAGCTTTAAACAACAATTGAAAATATAGCTACGTTATAATAAATAAAGCGACGTGCAATAGATGGCTAGGATTTCAGGATTTATACAGCGCACGGTCAGATGTTTGTCCTAAATCGGTCGTGCACGCGGGCGAGCTATTTGCCATTGAATTATGTTAACTTTAACTAGCCTACCTTGCCATTTAATTCATTTTGCAACTAGAACTGATCCTCGACGGTCAACTAAAAATAGGAccaatagctaacgttagctagttggaAGGTATTCTAATTTCTTGGCTAAAAACCTGGTTTATGTAGCAAACTGCACAACCGATTGCCCTCCCACCAAGTTATGCATGGTGGTTGACAGTTGGAATGTTTTTACTTTCAGAATTCATTTCAAGTTTCGTACTCGAGTATGTGTATCCTTGAGTTGGTTGAAGTGCTGTCAGACTGACTGGGTGAACTTGAGCGTCCTGGCTAGctagaccaggggtgtattcattagtctgaTACCGTTGCAAACGTtaaacgttttgcaacgaaaactAGTTTCTATTGgccaaattcaggtaggtcccccGTTTAGTTCCATTTGCTCTGGTTGCTTCCGTTTGTTTCCTAGAGTAAACGGTTTGCAACAGacaacgttttgcaacggaatctgactaatgaatacacccctgacaTGACCCGGGTGCTTGATGTGCTAAAACGCCATGGACGCCAGACTGGCCACACTGCGAGATTTGTTTGCCAACAAAAACAATAATTTATTCAAATATTCCAAGGTGCATGggattttcacatgcaaatagcacTTACAACTTGGCCTATACTTAAGCAaaaaggcaccttgggggtttgtggtatatggccaatatacctgggctaagggctgttctttagCCCTGATAAATTGGCAATATaacacaaacccctgaggtgccttattcctattataaactggttaccaacgtaattggagcagtaaaaataaacgttttgtcatacctgtggtatatggtctgatatgcCACTGCtgccagccaatcagcattcagggctcgaacatcCAAGTTTATATTATAAACCAcgagtatgacaaaacatttttatttttactgctctaattaagttggtagccagtttataatagcattaaggcacctcaggggtttgtggtatattgccaatttGTCACGGCTAAgtgctgtgtccaggcactccgcgttgcgtcttgCTTAAGAACAacctttagccgtggtatattggccatatactaaAGTCTCTTTTTTGGTTTTAAAAAGTTTCATTTACGGGGCACAAAACCGTCTACTTTGTCTGAATCCATGTAATAAAAGTTGAAATTTGTCAGAAATATTTTAATCAAAGTCTAGTTTCTTGTAATGAATTGACACATGTTTTGTATCTCCTCTTGCCAGTGGGTCCCTACACAATCACTTACTTTGGAGTCCGAGGTATGTGGAGCCAGTTAATCCTATTCGACATCACACACAGAGCCTGGTTGTTTTGAAGTAATAATAGCCGACCATTGGAGAGTGCATGGTTGTTCATGCATTCCCTGTTATAATAAGCTTTGATAATATAGCTAGCTATTATCAAATATTTTCTGCATTTCGACCGTCTCTAAACAAAATGTTGTAGGCTATGTATAGTGATGGAGTAAGATTGTTTGAAGTCAAAGACAAAAGCCTTGCACCTGTTACTGCTCACATTCATGAAATGTGAACTTATTTAGTGTCATATCCAAAGACCTTATCTCCGTCATTCATTACCCAGAAGCTTCTACTGTAGCAGCTTGAATCAATACTCAATATTGTGTTTCTAAGGGTTTTATAACATAAACTGGAGGTGAAGTCATTCCAGGTAATCTTAACACCATGTGTGATCTTTCACATAGATGATATGATCTGGATTTCACCCACCTTGCAGCCTCACCCATCCCTTTTGATTGTTATCACAGAAAATACTTGGACTACTAGTTTGGCTCAGCTGGCCCCCATGATCACCGTTCATACACTTAAACAGTCTGTGTTCCTTCTGTGTCTGCAGCTTAAATTATTCCTGGTGCTTTAGCAATGAGAAGGGATGGCTTTCTGTCAGGAGGAGCATGTGACCCAGATTAATGTGGGGTGAACAATCAGGTCATGGGACTTgaaccccaaaaatattttggacTTGAATAATCAAGAATGGTCGTATAAATAATCCCAGAGAGAAGGTAGCCATTTTATTTCTGGATAGAAGCTGCCTTTTTATAGACCTACTACTGTACATCAACAAGAAAGCAAACTTTGCTCCCTtcatattttatttcaccttacAATCTTACCTGTTTATTATTTAAACAATTTATCTAGTCTGGAAGCATATATTTACCCAACACTAGTGCTATTTATAACTCGTTAGATCTGTGCCAAAACCTATTATGATGCCAAAGTGTCTTATGATTGAGAGCTGTTTTTGTTTTGGTTGACCTGTTCTAACTGTCTCGTGTACCACAGGGCGCTGTGGCGCTGTGAGGATCATGATGGCCGACCAAGGCCAGGAGTGGAAGGAGATCCTGGTGGACTTTGCTGACTGGATGAAAGGAGATTTGAAAGCCACTTGTGTGAGTGGGGAATGGATCATTCCTTTGTTACCATCTTTCATTTGTCAACCTGTTCAGATTAGCCAGGGATGATGGTCTGTTAATAATAGCTGGAATGTGTTTTTGAAGGACGATCGGTTTGTTTAGTGTACACTGTTTGTTTTTGAATACCTGTACATTCCATTATTCATATTGATGTAAAGACATATTACCTCATTAACTCTGTTACCATCAATGTAGAGTTGATTCATCTACAATAAATATGTAAACCCTATGTCCTTATTAGTTGTTACAATCTATAATAAATAACATAACTTTATTTTTTGGTTTTAGGTATTTGGTCAGTTGCCCAAGTTTGAAGATGGAGGATTGGTCCTGCACCAGTCAAATGCCATTCTGAGGCACTTGGGCCGCAATCATGGTAATTGCTCTCAATTGTAATGTCATATACacggagtatacaaaacattaagaacacctgctgtttccatgacataggctgaccaggtgaaagctatgatctcttatcgATGtcgcttgttaaatccacttcaatcaggatttttaagccttgagacaactgagacatggattgtgtgtgtgccattcggagggtgaatgggcaataaaaaggatttaagtgcctttgaacagagtatggtagtaggtcccAGGCGcagcggtttgtgtcaagaattgaagctgttctgagggcaaaaggggggaggtgttcctgatgtttggtatactcagtgtatttacaTTGTTTTCCTCACTCCATTTATGCTTTATAATCTATCAAATATTAGCTTGAAATGTTATTTATACTTTCACCTAACTCGAACACACAGATGCCTATGGGAAAGATGGCAAGGAGGCCGCCCTCATTGACATGATGTCTGATGGCGTTGAGGACCTTCGTCTTAAATATGGAAAAATGATTTACCAGGAATACGTAAGTATTCACCAAGGCTGAAGGGTACAGTTCATAAAAAATGTTTAACCTGTACTACTGCAGTGTAGTAAAAAAACATTTGGTTcaatgtgtgtgagagtgttttTTATGTAGCTAACAGGATTTCCGATAGGGAAATGTGGCACCTGACAACGTGaccgggaagattttaatttactgGGCATTTGAGAAATCTATTGGACCCAGGTGCATTGGGTGCATAACCAGTAGGGCGTCTGCCCatagtgctcagaatgacagaaatcacatttagattgtGGTAATGCATGAAGCAAAAATAACATGCTAAACAAGCAAAAAAAAAACCTGACTGAATGACTGGTCGCCACTGAATAGGATACATGATGACTAACAAAAAATACACACAGGCTAATTTAATTCAAAAAGTATTCTAATTAatctatagaccgataagcattacggtgaaatgtatttccatcaatgaataaaaaGCATAATGTTGCAATGTTCGTATTTTTTTCTCCCTTACATTTTGGCAGGCAACAGTTGCATTATCGGCTTTTCATTTGCTAGCTAACAGAAACCCTGGTAGCTTAATAGGTAAACATTTATGAAGTGTCATTATGATTAAACGCATTCTCTTTTTGGTAGGATACTGGTAAAGACTCATATATCAAAGGCCTTCCTAACCACCTCGACAAGTTTGAAGCTGTGATGGCCAAAAACAAGACTGGTTTTCTCGTTGGTGACAAGGTAACCAATCCTGCAATGCACCCAAACAGAGGGCTATTGAATTATGGAGTAATTTACCAAAATGTATTAATTAAATGTTTTAGTTCTCTTGTAATCTCAGTACCGTCTGTTACCTCACAGACCTAGAATGAGTAGAACATGCATCGCCATTCAAGTTAATGATGCCATCATGAGTCTCTTTCTATGTTCCCTATCCTACATAGCCTTCGTTTGCCGACTACAGTCTGTTTGAAGTGCTGCTCAACCACCTGGTGCTCTGCTCCAGTTGCCTGGATACCTTCCCCTCCCTGAAGAGCTTTGTCGAGAAGATGTCTGCCCGTCCTAAAATCAATGCCTTCCTGGACTCTGATGCCTACAAAAAACTGCCCATTAATGGCAATGGCAAACAGTGAATCTCCTGAACAAAGGATGCTAGATTCCATCCATTTACCTTTGCTGTAACCTGAACAGTTTTGGATAATAGCTATTTTTTTATACGCCCATCTTACACATTAGCCCACAATAAACGTGTTAACTCTATGTACAATTATGTTAGATACTAATGAGTTGATTAATTGTAATTTGtgtgtaaaataaataaaggCCTTTTTGAGAAGTATCCAGTGATTATTTGTATACACATTTATCACTTTTCTTCTCTGCAGTTCTGTGAATATTATGATGACCAGCCATAAAGCAGAAAGGTACATACAGGAttgggatacctagtcagttgcacaactgaatgcactcaacctaaatgtgtcttccacatttaacccaacccctcagaATCAGCAAGGTGCCTTAATCAACGTCATGGGCGAGTAGTTGTTGTcggggcagaacggcagatttttttccaccttgccggctcggggattcgaaccagcaacctttcagttactagcCCAACGCTCTGAACCACTAGGGTACATGCCGTCTCTCTCCTGCGCTGGGGGATTTCTCTCCTCGGTGGAAATCCTCTCTTTGGTTACATTCAGTAGATGATCAGAAAGGGGCACTACTCTCCTTGGTCTTTGGGCAGTTATGGATAGATGGATGAGTGGCAGTGATGGGATAATTTCTTGCTAAAAGGTGTCATCATTCAGATGAAAAGTCAAAACGATTTCTGAATCTCTTGTTTTAAGATCCAAAAGACTGGTCGCGTTCCCATGCtcaccaatggttgcgtgccacgtcatcgactgacagattgctatatCAAATTATGTGGTTATCCAGGTATTGTAAGAAATGGCATGTgtcagcaacgcctgggcagaAGAACGCGTCCACTTTGTCCAGTCCACATTAACCCAGTGCAGGGAATCAAATACATGTTAGTGCCCAatgtatattgaacaaaaatataaaggcaacatgtaacaattaacgattttttactgagttacagttcatataaggaaatcagtcaattgaaataaattcattaggccctaatctatggatttcacatgactgggcaggggcacagccattagtgggcctgggagggcataggcccactaatttgggagccaggcccagccaatcagaatgagtttttccccacaaaagggctttattacagacggAAATACTCcctttcatcagctgtccaggtggctggtctcagacaatcccccaggtgaagaagccggatgtggaggtcctgggctggcatggt from Coregonus clupeaformis isolate EN_2021a chromosome 3, ASM2061545v1, whole genome shotgun sequence harbors:
- the LOC121540478 gene encoding glutathione S-transferase P, which encodes MGPYTITYFGVRGRCGAVRIMMADQGQEWKEILVDFADWMKGDLKATCVFGQLPKFEDGGLVLHQSNAILRHLGRNHDAYGKDGKEAALIDMMSDGVEDLRLKYGKMIYQEYDTGKDSYIKGLPNHLDKFEAVMAKNKTGFLVGDKPSFADYSLFEVLLNHLVLCSSCLDTFPSLKSFVEKMSARPKINAFLDSDAYKKLPINGNGKQ